In Pseudonocardia sp. DSM 110487, the sequence GGGGTCGACCTTCCCGAGCAGCGACGCGGCGGCCATCTCCTGTGCCTGTTGGTCGGAGAGCGCGGTGACGTCGATGGTGCCCGGCCCGCCAGTCTGGCCTTGCGTGCGCATCTTCGTCATGCGCGCGACCTGGTCGGCCACGTCGTAGACCACGGTGGGCGCCCCGTCGGTCCTGGCCAGCACCGGCTCGACGAAGTCCTGCTGGAACTTCTGGTAGTCCCCGCCCCACGTCCCGACGACGACCTCGCCCGCGCCGCCACCGCCCGCGGCCCCGGGGTTGGGCGGCGGCGCCCCGCCGCAGGCGGCGAGGCCGAGCGTGGCGCCTGCGGCACCCGAGAGCTTGAGGAACTGCCGGCGGGGGAGCTGCACCACGGTCGTTCTCCTTCCGGATGGTGGCGATCATCGTAAGCGCTTTCGATCACTTAGTGTCAGTGCGTGGCTGAAGACGCTCCCCAGAACGAGAAGCCAGAGCTCCCGACCGACGACCTGGTCACGACCTCGCACACCCTGCGTACACCCACCGGTGGGCTCGGGTACACGGCCACCGCCGGCCGGATCGTCGTGCGGCACGAGAAGCACACCGACGGCACGTTCGACGGTCACGAGCCGCATGCCGAGGTGTTCCTCGTGGCCTACACGCTCGACGGTGCCGAGCCGGGCACCCGGCCCGTCACCATCGCGTTCAACGGCGGGCCCGGCTCGTCCAGCGTGTGGCTGCACATGGGGTTGTTCGGGCCGCGCCGCGTCGTGATGGGGGACGCCGGGGCGCTCACGCCGCCGCCGTGGGGGCTCACCGACAACCACGAATCGCTGCTCGCGCAGTCCGACCTCGTGTTCATCGACCCGGTCAGCACCGGCTACTCGCGCGCCGTCGAGGGCGGCAAGCCCGCAGAGTTCCACGGCTTCACCGGCGACGTCGAGACGATCGGCGAGGTGATCCGGCTGTGGGTCACGCGCAACGAGCGGTGGCTGTCGCCGAAGTACCTCGCGGGCGAGTCGTACGGCACGCTGCGCGCCGCCGCGCTCGCCGAGCACCTGCAGGACCGGCACGGCATGTACGTGAACGGCCTGATGCTGATCTCCAGCGTGCTCGACATGGGCACGATCCGGTTCACCGAGGGCAACGACCGGCCCTACCCGCTCTTCCTGCCGACGTACGCCGCGATCGCCCACCACCACGGGCTGCACCCGGACCGGACGCTCGCAGAGGTGCTCGCCGACGCGGCGGACTTCGCCGCGCGCGACTACCCGTGGGCCCTCGCCCAGGGCAACCGGCTGCCCGCCGCCGACCTCGATCGCGTCGCCGCCCGGCTCGCGGCCCTGTCCGGGCTCGACGAGGGCTACGTCCGCCGGGTGCGCCTGCGGATCGAGCACCAGCGCTTCTTCCGGGAGTTGCTGCGCGCCTCCGGGCGCACGGTCGGGCGGATCGACGGCCGGTTCACCGGCTGGGAGGCCGACGACGGCGGTGAGATGCCCGGCTACGACCCGTCGATCGCCGCGATCACGGGGCCGTACACGGCGGCGATCAACTCCCACGTCCGCACCACGCTCGGCTACGCGAACGACCTGCCCTACGAGATCCTGACCGGCCGGGTGCAGCCGTGGTCGTACAAGGAGTTCGAGGGCAGGGCCGTCTCGGTGGTCGGCAAGCTGTCGGCGGCGATGCGGGCCAACCCGCACCTGCGCGTGCACGTCGCCTGCGGCTACCACGACGGCGCCACGCCGTACTTCGCGGCCGAGCAGGTGCTCGCGGCCCTCCCGATTCCCGACGAGCTGCGCGACCGGATCGAGTTCCGCTACTACGAGGCCGGGCACATGATGTACGTGCACGAGCCGAGCAGGCTGCAACAGTCGGCCGATCTCGCCGCCTTCGTCGCCGTCACGCCGTGACGGGTCAGTCGGTGGCGAGCCGGATGCCGAGGCCCACCAGCAGGGTGCCCATCACGGCGTCGAGGGTGCGGCGGACCCGGTTGGCGGTGAGCAGCCTGCGCAGCGCGCTGACCACGCCCGCCAGCACGGTGAACCAGGTCAGCGTCACGCCCGCGGCGACCACGGCGAGCATCAGGTGGTCGAGGGCGGTCGCCGCGGTGGGCAGGAACTGGGGGAGCAGCGCGATGAAGAAGACCGCGACCTTGGGGTTGAGCAGGTTCGTCACCAGGCCCTGCCGGAACGCGGCGAGCGTGCCGGTCGCGCGCCCGCCCGGGAGGTGCGGCACGTTGTCGTAGTCTCCGCGGCGCGCCGCGAGCAGCGCGCGGACGCCGAGGAACACCAGGTAGGCCGCGCCGACCAGCTTGACCGCGGTGAACGCCACCGCGGACGCGGCGAGCAGGCCGGCGATCCCCAGCGCGGTGACCACCGCCCACGCGAACACACCCACGGCGATCCCGACGCCGCATGCCATCCCGGCACGGCGGCCGGAGATCATCGCGTTGCGGGTGACGATCGCGAAGTCGGGGCCTGGCGACATCGCGGCGAGCAGGACGACGCCGCCGAGGGCGACGAACTGGGTCACGGCCATTCCGATCACACTACTGGGGCGGGCGCGACTGGTCGTCGAGGTTTCCTCCTCACGTCAGCGGGCGGCCGTCCGGCCGAACCGGTCGGCCATGCGCCGCGTCAGGTCCGGCCACACGACGGGGTCGTGGCCCGGGATCAACGGGTAGCCGCGCTGCGCCGCGATCGCCTTCAGCCTGCGCACCTGCTCGACGCACTCCTCGGGTTCCGCGTCGACGCGGCCCCCGATCGAGACGTCCTGCTCGATGTTCTCGGTGAGGTCGGCCGCGTCGAACGCGAAGACGTACCCGCCGCCCCCGACGCTCTCGTCGAGGTCGACGACGAAGCTCTGGTGCCCCGGCGTGTGCCCCGGCGTCGAGATCGCGGTGACGCCCGGCGCGATCTCGACGTCCCCGTCGGCGAGCCGCCAGTCGTGGGCGGGGTCGTCGAAGTCGATCCGGTAGATCGCGTGCCGCTCGGCCTCCGGTGTCAGCCCGAACTCCAGCTCCCGGCGCTGGCAGTGCACGGGCACGCCGGTGAAGTGCCGCAGCCCACCCGCGTGGTCGAGGTGCAGGTGGCTGAGCGCGACCGCGTGCACCTCGGACATCTCGATGCCTGCGCCCGCGAGCGCCTCCTCCAATGGCTCGCCCGGCCCGGGCAGGATCGCCCGATATGACGGGAAGCCGTGGAAGCGGCGTCGCAGGGCTGCGTCCCGGATGAGCGCCGTGTTGAAGCCGGTATCGAGCAGCAGCCACCCGCCGTCGGCGCGCAGCAGGATGCCGGGTACGGGCTCGCGCACCCGCTCCTCCCGAGGCGCACCCTCGACCGAGACCGACTTGGGCAGGTCCTCCCAGCCGAGGGTGAGCAGGACGATCTCACGGATGCCTGGTCCACGTCGTGACATCAGGCGGAAAGGCCCGCGACTCGCAGGCTTTCCGGCGCTGCGATGTCGTGTGATTCCGCAACGCCCTTCAGCCAGGTCTGCGTGACCATGAAGTCCTTGCGGTAGGCGATGTTGCTCCAGCAGCCGGTGGCCGTGGCGAGCTCGCCGATCTTGGCGTACGTCGCGTCGTCCCCGGTCTGCAGCGCGATCGGCAGCAGCTCGGTGATCGCCGGGTCGGAACAGCCGAGGTAGTTCAGCCCGCCGTCCTCCGCGTACAGGATGTGCGCGGACGTGTAGGGGTCGGCGGCATCGGGCCAGAAGGTGCCGAAGTACACGTTCGGCGCGCCCTCCTGGTTGCCGATCCAGCCGAACACCTGCGACGTCGGATAGCCCTGCACGACGGGGGTGAGGCCGAGTCCCTGCAGCTTCGCGCCGACGAGGTTCGCGACCTGCTGTGCGTCGGGGTTGCTCGTGTCGTAGCCCAGCACGAGCTGCTTGTCCGCTGCGGCAGCGGCGATCGCCTGCAGTGGAGCGGTATCGGGCTGGACCGGCTGGTTGTTCAGGTCCGCAGGCAGCATCCCCTCCGGGTACGCACCGGTGGCCTTGTCACTTCGGCCGGCGAACACCTGGTCCGCCAGCTGATCGACGTCCAGTGCCTGCTGGAAGGCCTTGCGGGCGGCCGGGTCCGCGAGCAGCCCGGTGTTCGGGTTGACGTAGACCTGCTCGGTGGTGAACGACGGCAGGGAACGGCTCGCCACCGCCGGGTTGCCGAGGTAGTCCTTGACGGCGGGCGCGTTGAGGCCGTGGGTGATCGCGTGCAGCTGGCCGTTGTTGAGCAGCAGCTGCTGCGTCGACAGGTCGGAGATCACCGGCATGTCGACGGTCGTGAAGAACGGCTTCGGCCCCCACCACCCGTCGTAGGCCCGCATCTCGTAGCCCTGGCCCACCTCGGCCTTCGTGAGCGAGTACGGGCCGGTGCCGGCGTCGTGGGTCTGCAGGTAGGTCTGGGCGTTGTCCGACCCGGCCTGCTCGGCCAGGACCGTCGGGCTCATCATCTTCGGACCGTAGGGCGAGGCGAGGTAGTCCAGGAACGCCGAGTTGGGGGAGCCCAGCGTGATGACGACCTCGGTCGGGCTCGGGGTGTCCACCGACACGACGTCCGCCACCATGTATGCGGGCCCCTGGTTGACCGCGAGTCGCCGGTCGAAGGACGGTTTGACGGCCGCCGAGGTGAAGGGGGTCCCGTCGTGGAACGTCACCCCTTCGCGCAGGGTCAGCGTGAACACCGTGTTGTCCGGGGACACGGTCCACCCCGTGGCGAGCGCGGGTTCGATCTGGGGGGTGTCGGAGCCGGCGGTGTAGCGCAGCAGGCCCTCGTAGAGGTTCTGCGTGAGCAGAAGCCCCTGGCCGGAGTAGAAGATGTCCGGGTCCGGGGGCTGGCCGGGGTCCTGCAGGAACGACAGCCGCAGCACACCGTCCGTCGGGGCGGCGCTGGTGACGGTGGGCTGCTCGGCGCTGCCGCAGGCCGAAAGGGCCAGCGCGAGGGCGAGCGGTACGGCGAGACGGCGCAGCAGCCGGTTCATGGGGCGTCCTTCGGGGGAGCGGTGCGGTAGGTGCGGGCGACGCCGGTGCCGGCCGAGCGGGGGTCGACGTAGTCGGGCGCCGTGAGCCCGAGCCGGCGCATCGCCATACCGGTCATGGCCTCGCGCACGGCGCGGTGGGCGAGCAGGGCGGTGATGCCGGCGTTGCCGTCGTAGGGCGGGCTCACCTCGACGACGTCCATGGCGACGATGCCGACCTCGGCCGCCAGCCTGCGCACGGCCCGCAGCACGTCGGCGCTGGTCAGGCCACCCGGCTCGGGGGTGCCGGTGCCGGGGGCGTACGCCGGGTCGCAGACGTCGACGTCGAGGGAGACGTAGAGGTGGTCGGCGCTGTCGAGGGCCTCGTCGAGGGCGCGTTCCAGCACCGCGTCGAACCCGTCGCGGCGGATCTCCGCCATGAAGTGGACGCGGAGCTCGTTCTCCTCCATCCAGTCGAGGATCGGCCGGTCCGGCCAGTAGCCGCGCAGGCCGACCTGCACGAAGTTGCGCCCCGGCACGGCGCCGCTCTCGATCAGCTTGCGCATCGGCGTGCCGTGGCTCGCGAGCGAGCCGGGGGAGTCGGGCGCGGTGTCGGCGTGCGCGTCGAAGTGGATGATGCCGACCTTGCCGTGCCCGTACGCGTCGGCGACCGCGGTGGCGGTGGGCCAGGTGATCGCGTGGTCGCCGCCGAGGATCAGCGGCGTCGCCCCGGCCCCGACGATCCCGCCGATGAACTCGCGGACGAGGTCGAAGGTGCCCAGCGTGTTGCCGACGAGCACCTCGGCGTCGCCGTAGTCGCATGCGCGCAGGTGTTCAAGGGGGTCGACGCGGACGTCGAGGTGCGGGAGCGAGGAGCCGTACCCGCCGAGGTAGTCGGCCGAGCGGATGGCTTGGGGCCCGAGATGGGTGCCCGAGCGGCCGGTGACCGTGCCGTCCCACGGGACGCCGCAGACCGCGACGTCCATCTGCCCGGCGCGCAGGTCCTCGGGCGTGAGGCAGACCGGCAGCTTCATGAAGGTCTGGATCCCGGCGTGCCCGCGCTCGCCGGACGGGCGGTTGACGTGCATCGGCCCTGGTGGCCGCTCGGGCACCGCGAAGTGCGGGAAGTCGGTCACTAAACCTCGATCCTCGGGTCGGCGGCGGCCTGCAGGAGGTCCACCACGGTGTTGATGACGACGTAGGTGACGCCGAGCAGGAGGGTGACGCCCGCGATGGCCGGGAAGTCGCCCGCCGGAATGCTCTGCGCCGTGTACTGGCCGAGGCCCGGCCACGCGTAGATCAGCTCGACCACGAGCACGCCCGCGAACATCAGGCCGACCTGCAGGCCGGTCATCGAGAGCGCCGGGCCGACCGAGTTGCGCAGCACGTGGCGGCGCATCACCTGCACCTCGGTGAGCCCCTTCGCGCGGGCGGTGCGCGTGTAGTCGGTGAGCCCGGTGGTGACCAGGCTCGACCGCAGCACCCGCCCGATCGCGACCGCCGGACCGATCGCGATCGCGAGGCCGGGCAGGAGCAGGTGCCGCCATGCGTCCACGAGCACGTCGGGGCGGGCGTGCAGGACGGCGTCGACGGTGAGCAGGCCCGTTGGCCCGGTCGGGGCGTCGGCGACGCCGGTGCGCCCGGTGGCGGGGAGCCAGCCGAGCTGCTGGTAGAACAGGATGATCCCCCCGATGGCCAGCAGGAACGCCGGGGTGGACGCGCCGGCGATCAACACGAGGCGGAAGACCCCGGCGCCGCGCCACCGCAGGGTGGTGGCCACCGCGAGCCCGACGGCGAGCACGATGGCGAGGCCGAGCGCGAAGAACGTGAGTTCCAAGGTGGCCGGCAGGAACGTCGCGAGGTCGGTGCCCACCGGGCGTCGCGTGCGGTAGGACGTACCGAGGTCGCCGTGCAGCAGGCCCCCGACGTAGCGGGCGTACTGGAGCGTGATCGGGTCGTCCAGGCCGAGCTGCCTGCGGGTCTCGGCGACGAGCTCCTGCGACGCGCTCGGGCCGAGCATCGCCCGCACCGGGTCGGTGGAGGAGATGTGCTGGAGGACGAACAGCACCGCGGTCAGCGCGAGCACGATCACGACGACGGCCGCGAAGCGCTTTGCGATCAGGACAGCCACCGGTCATCGCCTCGCCATCAGGTTGCGGACGCCGTCGCCCGCGACGTTGGCGGCGAGCGCCAGCGCGGCAACGGTCAGGCCGGGCACCACCGGGATCCACGGGTCCTGCAGCAGGTAGCTGAGGTTGCGGGCGGTATCAGCGCCCAGCTCGGGTGCGGGGGCCGACTGGCCGAGCCCGAGGAACGACAGCCCGGCGAGCGTGAGCACGAGCGCGCCGATGTCGAGGCTCGCGGTGACGACGATCGCGGGCACGGCCCCCGGCAGCAGGTGCCGAAGCGCCACGCGCACGCGCCCGGTCCCGGCGAGCCGGGCCGCCTCCACGTGCGGGCGGGCGGCGAGCGTGCGGATCTCCCCGCGCACGATGCGGGCGTAGAACGGCCACCAGACGATCGACACCGCGAGCAGCGTGTGGGTGAGGCCGGGGCCCAGCGCTGCCACGACGGCGATGGCCAGCACGGGTGCGGGCAGGGCGAGGAACCCGTCGGTGATCCGCATGAGCACGTTGTCGACCCAGCC encodes:
- a CDS encoding S10 family peptidase, with product MAEDAPQNEKPELPTDDLVTTSHTLRTPTGGLGYTATAGRIVVRHEKHTDGTFDGHEPHAEVFLVAYTLDGAEPGTRPVTIAFNGGPGSSSVWLHMGLFGPRRVVMGDAGALTPPPWGLTDNHESLLAQSDLVFIDPVSTGYSRAVEGGKPAEFHGFTGDVETIGEVIRLWVTRNERWLSPKYLAGESYGTLRAAALAEHLQDRHGMYVNGLMLISSVLDMGTIRFTEGNDRPYPLFLPTYAAIAHHHGLHPDRTLAEVLADAADFAARDYPWALAQGNRLPAADLDRVAARLAALSGLDEGYVRRVRLRIEHQRFFRELLRASGRTVGRIDGRFTGWEADDGGEMPGYDPSIAAITGPYTAAINSHVRTTLGYANDLPYEILTGRVQPWSYKEFEGRAVSVVGKLSAAMRANPHLRVHVACGYHDGATPYFAAEQVLAALPIPDELRDRIEFRYYEAGHMMYVHEPSRLQQSADLAAFVAVTP
- a CDS encoding LysE family translocator, producing the protein MAVTQFVALGGVVLLAAMSPGPDFAIVTRNAMISGRRAGMACGVGIAVGVFAWAVVTALGIAGLLAASAVAFTAVKLVGAAYLVFLGVRALLAARRGDYDNVPHLPGGRATGTLAAFRQGLVTNLLNPKVAVFFIALLPQFLPTAATALDHLMLAVVAAGVTLTWFTVLAGVVSALRRLLTANRVRRTLDAVMGTLLVGLGIRLATD
- a CDS encoding N-acyl homoserine lactonase family protein; translated protein: MSRRGPGIREIVLLTLGWEDLPKSVSVEGAPREERVREPVPGILLRADGGWLLLDTGFNTALIRDAALRRRFHGFPSYRAILPGPGEPLEEALAGAGIEMSEVHAVALSHLHLDHAGGLRHFTGVPVHCQRRELEFGLTPEAERHAIYRIDFDDPAHDWRLADGDVEIAPGVTAISTPGHTPGHQSFVVDLDESVGGGGYVFAFDAADLTENIEQDVSIGGRVDAEPEECVEQVRRLKAIAAQRGYPLIPGHDPVVWPDLTRRMADRFGRTAAR
- a CDS encoding ABC transporter substrate-binding protein, with protein sequence MNRLLRRLAVPLALALALSACGSAEQPTVTSAAPTDGVLRLSFLQDPGQPPDPDIFYSGQGLLLTQNLYEGLLRYTAGSDTPQIEPALATGWTVSPDNTVFTLTLREGVTFHDGTPFTSAAVKPSFDRRLAVNQGPAYMVADVVSVDTPSPTEVVITLGSPNSAFLDYLASPYGPKMMSPTVLAEQAGSDNAQTYLQTHDAGTGPYSLTKAEVGQGYEMRAYDGWWGPKPFFTTVDMPVISDLSTQQLLLNNGQLHAITHGLNAPAVKDYLGNPAVASRSLPSFTTEQVYVNPNTGLLADPAARKAFQQALDVDQLADQVFAGRSDKATGAYPEGMLPADLNNQPVQPDTAPLQAIAAAAADKQLVLGYDTSNPDAQQVANLVGAKLQGLGLTPVVQGYPTSQVFGWIGNQEGAPNVYFGTFWPDAADPYTSAHILYAEDGGLNYLGCSDPAITELLPIALQTGDDATYAKIGELATATGCWSNIAYRKDFMVTQTWLKGVAESHDIAAPESLRVAGLSA
- the speB gene encoding agmatinase, whose translation is MTDFPHFAVPERPPGPMHVNRPSGERGHAGIQTFMKLPVCLTPEDLRAGQMDVAVCGVPWDGTVTGRSGTHLGPQAIRSADYLGGYGSSLPHLDVRVDPLEHLRACDYGDAEVLVGNTLGTFDLVREFIGGIVGAGATPLILGGDHAITWPTATAVADAYGHGKVGIIHFDAHADTAPDSPGSLASHGTPMRKLIESGAVPGRNFVQVGLRGYWPDRPILDWMEENELRVHFMAEIRRDGFDAVLERALDEALDSADHLYVSLDVDVCDPAYAPGTGTPEPGGLTSADVLRAVRRLAAEVGIVAMDVVEVSPPYDGNAGITALLAHRAVREAMTGMAMRRLGLTAPDYVDPRSAGTGVARTYRTAPPKDAP
- a CDS encoding ABC transporter permease yields the protein MAVLIAKRFAAVVVIVLALTAVLFVLQHISSTDPVRAMLGPSASQELVAETRRQLGLDDPITLQYARYVGGLLHGDLGTSYRTRRPVGTDLATFLPATLELTFFALGLAIVLAVGLAVATTLRWRGAGVFRLVLIAGASTPAFLLAIGGIILFYQQLGWLPATGRTGVADAPTGPTGLLTVDAVLHARPDVLVDAWRHLLLPGLAIAIGPAVAIGRVLRSSLVTTGLTDYTRTARAKGLTEVQVMRRHVLRNSVGPALSMTGLQVGLMFAGVLVVELIYAWPGLGQYTAQSIPAGDFPAIAGVTLLLGVTYVVINTVVDLLQAAADPRIEV
- a CDS encoding ABC transporter permease; this encodes MAPTETATAEPVAPAVPGRLTVPRRDVLAAGLLALITLVAVAAPLLAPHGPLDPVGMPSSPPGTDGFLLGSDSVGRDILSRVLYGLRTSWLAALAVVAAGAVLGGLVGLIAGASGGWVDNVLMRITDGFLALPAPVLAIAVVAALGPGLTHTLLAVSIVWWPFYARIVRGEIRTLAARPHVEAARLAGTGRVRVALRHLLPGAVPAIVVTASLDIGALVLTLAGLSFLGLGQSAPAPELGADTARNLSYLLQDPWIPVVPGLTVAALALAANVAGDGVRNLMARR